One part of the Plasmodium cynomolgi strain B DNA, chromosome 3, whole genome shotgun sequence genome encodes these proteins:
- a CDS encoding hypothetical protein (putative) yields SYTFVESWDSAACQENAVRTSRLLTGHTLIGNTQGGQYAHLKNKLIDLLDEENDAFGKSLNDLVHDEVFRNTFSNLMHEDSFQKKSYRNLDASFDDVRRKYKHFMKKFRVYLPPTINMGILMLMLVFKSTLYYTNIFAFLSFTFFAMISYYGYKFAKLQRIRESYKSFDRKKGFRKPIKY; encoded by the exons tCATATACCTTTGTTGAATCATGGGATAGCGCAGCATGCCAAGAAAATGCCGTCAGAACCAGCAGATTGTTAACAGGCCACACCCTAATTGGAAACACACAAGGAGGTCAATAcgcacatttaaaaaataaactcatTGACTTGTTGGACGAAGAAAATGATGCTTTTGGAAAAAGTTTAAACGACTTAGTACACGATGAGGTATTCAGAAACACTTTTAGCAACCTAATGCATGAGGACAGTTTCCAAAAAAAGAGCTACCGCAATTTAGATGCATCATTTGATGACGTGAGAA gaaaatacaaacactttatgaaaaaatttagagTGTACTTACCACCAACAATAAACATGGGTATTTTAATGTTAATGTTGGTATTTAAATCAACCTTATATTACACGAACATCTTTGCGTTCTTGTCATTCACATTCTTTGCAATGATTTCTTACTATGGATATAAATTTGCAAAACTTCAGAGAATAAGAGAATCTTACAAAAGCtttgacagaaaaaaaggtttcaGAAAACCAATTAAATACTAA
- a CDS encoding hypothetical protein (putative), producing MVAKNAFSCEVAEFQKKEKSNVHKYSGKALALTLLLVLIGCSANVVRVFSPDFKNISKHSSKLYDLLFIKWPTFENAKNCGNGVEKKFSGKNMRILFVNTE from the exons atggttgCAAAGAACGCTTTTTCATGCGAAGTTGCGGAATTccaaaagaaggaaaaatcaaACGTCCACAAGTACAGTGGAAAGGCCCTTGCATTAACCCTCCTGTTAGTGCTCATAGGATGCAGCGCCAACGTGGTACGTGTATTCTCCCCTGATTTTAAGAACATATCAAAGCATTCTTCCAAATTATAcgatttattatttattaaatgg cCTACCTTTGAGAATGCAAAAAACTGCGGAAAtggtgtagaaaaaaaattcagtgGAAAAAACATgagaattttatttgtaaacaCGGAAAT
- a CDS encoding hypothetical protein (putative) — translation MNATRRLCTCSHQYREKKGATEFQHFACINRLKIFLSVLLFLLLLNAQTNRSNQTEKSQPSHASRRNLSAFIVNLKRCFTKDSSAEEETPTKVKQKTKDKEPKNIPANSTPLKKDLKTEIWDTIDALGPCMTQEEMIQLYFDIHDYLRRKFQIMVDELWVFTLSFAKEKNLREEYRSKYWWQCSDILTSNLMKMHANDLDDFANFLKKESNSNDEFKKYMADKINRWQNFTSEKKKMWMTILRNQLKKY, via the exons ATGAATGCCACCAGGAGGTTATGCACATGTTCACATCAatatagggaaaaaaaaggggcaacagAATTCCAACATTTTGCCTGTATCAACCGTTTGAAGATCTTTCTTTCagtccttctttttcttctccttctg AACGCCCAAACTAACAGAAGCAACCAAACCGAAAAATCACAACCAAGCCACGCAAGTAGACGAAATTTGAGCGCGTTCATCGTAAACTTAAAAAGATGCTTCACAAAGGATAGCAGCGCAGAAGAAGAGACCCCGACAAAAgtcaaacaaaaaacaaaagataAGGAACCAAAAAACATTCCAGCAAATTCTACCCCGTTGAAGAAAGATCTGAAAACAGAAATATGGGACACCATTGATGCATTAGGACCATGTATGACCCAAGAAGAGATGATCCAATTGTACTTCGATATACACGATTATctaagaagaaaatttcaaattatgGTTGATGAGCTGTGGGTTTTTACTCTGTcatttgcaaaagaaaaaaatttaagagAGGAATATAGATCCAAATACTGGTGGCAGTGTAGTGACATCCTGACGAGCAATTTGATGAAAATGCATGCAAACGATTTAGACGACTTTGCCAACTTTCTAAAGAAGGAATCTAATTCTAATGATGAatttaagaaatatatggcggataaaataaataggTGGCAGAACTTCACatcggaaaagaaaaaaatgtggatgaCTATTTTGCGCAATCAGTTGAAAAAGTACTAA
- a CDS encoding hypothetical protein (putative): MNNGTSFQSELFDDNDTHVTTLTSPSTPLTTTIDSFSLEGNTNQISTTVTSTIVQSVLSGVTEAITDAVGTVNSSFLGNESSTLQPLSAVNTESAPIIHNGTNSITTGNVLPGGSSEELFLILNTFIFFLPLLSLLIVVPLAACLYDRTPLGPWYDKMCDFLCGTPEEDEHFNEDVNEIDNDLEKGATEGGARRKNSHSCNLKKNKKRKKKLRKVKNSYSFQNPNFTGADVGELDFTYCGNGSGDISYNSSLYGNYFKMTTEVEGEKDDDNDNGNKGTRTRGRNNEENAVLEGMSRVSIAFCSASLESCTQENAEDHL; the protein is encoded by the exons ATGAATAATGGAACGAGCTTTCAAAGTGAATTGTTCGATGACAATGATACACATGTAACAACTTTAACTTCCCCTTCAACACCCTTAACCACGACTATTGATTCCTTTTCACTCGAAGGGAACACCAACCAAATATCAACTACGGTTACCAGCACAATAGTACAGAGTGTTCTTAGCGGCGTTACTGAGGCTATCACCGATGCCGTAGGCACTGTGAATTCTTCCTTCCTCGGAAATGAATCCTCAACCCTGCAGCCTTTATCAGCTGTTAACACGGAGAGTGCTCCCATTATTCATAATGGAACAAATAGCATCACTACGGGAAATGTTCTCCCTGGAGGAAGCTCagaagaattatttttaatcctaaacacttttattttctttcttcccttgCTTTCACTCTTAATCGTAGTACCCCTAGCAGCGTGTTTATACGAC CGCACCCCACTAGGACCATGGTACGATAAAATGTGTGACTTTTTGTGCGGTACCCCCGAAGAGGATGAACACTTTAACGAAGATGTAAATGAGATAGATAATGACCTTGAGAAAGGAGCCACCGAGGGAGGCGCCCGAAGGAAAAATTCCCATAGctgtaatttaaaaaaaaataagaaaaggaaaaaaaaacttagaaaagtgaaaaattcaTATAGTTTTCAAAATCCTAATTTTACCGGAGCGGATGTAGGAGAGCTTGACTTTACTTATTGTGGTAATGGATCTGGAGATATCTCGTATAATTCCTCACTTTAtgggaattattttaaaatgactaCGGAAgttgaaggggaaaaggatGATGACAATGACAATGGCAATAAAGGGACTCGTACTAGGGGAagaaataatgaagaaaatgctgTTCTTGAGGGCATGAGTAGAGTGAGCATTGCTTTTTGCTCTGCATCACTAGAATCATGCACACAGGAAAATGCAGAGGACCATTTATGA
- a CDS encoding hypothetical protein (putative), whose translation MNGSLCLRKIFLCSIFVLVYLSSAKCAYRDGSDILYSEDSTYDLAINEASTNSYESLAASIESLTASSESLAAGSESLAASSESLTGSSESLTASSESLTASSESLAAGSESLTESSESIASINESLNDFYGSEELISCEGEPNKKRFIGDVLRDGISEDDLLREDLFHVQEGSEEMLNDVLKNHSQKDLSTSENSLFEDDQSLKSGFRKNCSETSLDSYMGSFKNGRSRHGLDIDSDPHRRPTHGGNEPQGEEKSVNFKEHLGRQRNQQRNSVNIKLKNFYGEEKMYNSKKNRFIIKFMYYLPFVPIVAVIIILMILLLTTPKIGLTFLLCSPAVIAAFIYVMYSNRKQFKRTFGTRR comes from the exons ATGAATGGTTCCCTTTGTTTAAGGAAAATTTTCCTGTGTTCTATTTTCGTATTGGTATATCTCAGTTCTGCTAAG TGTGCGTACCGAGACGGATCTGACATATTGTACAGCGAAGACTCCACATATGATTTAGCAATCAACGAAGCATCCACCAACAGCTATGAATCTTTAGCAGCAAGTATTGAATCTCTAACAGCAAGTAGTGAGTCTCTAGCAGCAGGTAGTGAATCTCTAGCAGCAAGTAGTGAATCTCTAACAGGAAGTAGTGAATCTCTAACAGCAAGTAGTGAATCTCTAACAGCAAGCAGTGAGTCTCTAGCAGCAGGTAGTGAATCTCTAACAGAAAGTAGTGAATCTATAGCATCAATTAATGAATCCCTGAATGACTTTTATGGCAGCGAAGAATTGATATCATGTGAAGGAGAgccaaataaaaagagattCATAGGAGATGTCTTAAGGGATGGAATATCTGAGGATGATCTATTAAGAGAAGATTTATTTCATGTACAAGAAGGATCCGAAGAAATGCTAAATGACGTCTTAAAAAATCATTCCCAAAAAGATTTATCTACTAGCGAAAATAGTTTATTCGAAGATGATCAGTCATTGAAAAGTGGCTTCAGAAAAAACTGCTCAGAAACTAGTCTGGACAGCTATATGggaagttttaaaaatggaagatcTAGACACGGATTGGATATAGATTCGGATCCACATAGAAGGCCTACGCATGGAGGTAATGAACCACAAGGAGAGGAGAAATCTGTGAACTTCAAAGAACATCTAGGGAGACAAAGGAACCAACAAAGGAAtagtgtaaatataaaattaaaaaatttttacggagaagaaaaaatgtataattcgaagaaaaatagatttattataaaatttatgtactATCTGCCGTTTGTCCCAATTGTTGCagtgataataattttaatgattCTTCTACTCACGACCCCCAAGATTGGTTTGACTTTTTTGTTATGTAGCCCTGCTGTTATAGCAGCTTTTATATACGTGATGTATTCAAACAGAAAACAATTCAAACGTACATTTGGAACAAGGAGATAA
- a CDS encoding hypothetical protein (putative), whose amino-acid sequence PRKFPECKAFQNDVDKLTESLKKLEEHTRSSDYDKYIKPLLYSMEILKPEKNLPKKHPKQKNQLHQKNQLHRKNQLHRKNRSQRNKPQQKSHLHQHILRMIK is encoded by the coding sequence CCAAGAAAATTTCCCGAATGCAAGGCATTCCAAAATGATGTGGACAAATTAACTGAATCCCTcaaaaaattagaagaaCATACTCGAAGCTCAGATTATGATAAATACATAAAGCCTTTATTGTACTCAATGGAAATTCTTAAACCCGAAAAAAACCTTCCAAAAAAACATCCAAAGCAAAAAAACCAGCTGCACCAAAAAAACCAGCTGCACCGAAAAAACCAGCTGCACCGAAAAAACAGGTCGCAGCGAAATAAGCCGCAACAAAAAAGCCATCTGCACCAGCACATCCTGCGAATGATTAAA